The sequence below is a genomic window from Streptosporangium lutulentum.
GTGTGGGTGGCCCAGGCGGTCCTTCCTTACTTGCGCGCCCAGGGCGGGGGACGGCTCCTCCAGGTCACCTCGATGGGCAGCGGCGGTGGCATGGCCACCGTCGGCTTCTACGGCGCAGGCAAGGCCGCGCTGGACTCGGTCAGCGAGGCACTGGCGATGGAGGTCGAGGGGTTCGGCGTCAAGGTCACCATCGTGCAGATGGGCGGCTACGACACCGGCCTGTTCACCACCGGCACCACGACCACCGAACCCCTGGCGCGGTACCAGCCCCTGCGCACCGAGATGGAGGCGATGTGGGGCGACGCCGTCACCCCGGGACCGGGCACCGCCGCTCCGGTCATCATGGAGCTGGCCTCACTGCCGGACCCGCCCCGACGGCTGATCGTCGGCAGCCGGTCCTTCGATCACGTCTTGGAGATGGACCAGGCCCAAGCGGATCTGTACCGGTCCTGGGAGCACCTCAGCCGCCTCGCCCCGGGCTGACCGGGTCCGCGCCACGACGTTCTCATGCCCGTACCCGCCCCGCCGCGCAGTCGCGGGGCGGGTACGGGCATGTGCCGGGAAGCACGCCGTACCGGCAGGGACCGCCGGAGTCGACCGCAGGGCAGCCCGTCCCGCACGGCACGCTGGCACGGAAAACGTCACAATTGAAGTTGCATGTCCGGATCTGAGTGGTTTATGGCTAGATGAAGGCGGCACACAACAACGAGGTCGCGGCACTATAGATCACAAACAGACTGCGCCTCGCGGAACCCCCAAGAACAGGGAGCGCAAAAGTCGAAAATTCGCACTAGCAACAGGACATATGCCATGACTTTCACCGACTCATCCCTGCCGCCGGTCCTGCCGGAAGATGCCGCGGCCCTCGTGGCCGCGGTGGCAGGTTCGGTCCTGCTGCCGGGCGACGCGGGATACGACGACGAACGCGCCGTCTTCAACCTGAATCACGACCTGGCGCCCGCGGCGATCGTGGTGGCGGAAAGCGCGGCCGATGTCCAGGCCACCGTCGCTTTCGCGGCGGAGCAGCACCGGCCGATCCTGGTGAAGACCACCGGCCACCAGATGATCGGCCCGGCGCACGGCTCCGTCGTGATCGCGACCCGTCGGATGAATGACGTGGCCATCGACGCAGTCAGCCGCACGGCCCGGGTCGGCGCCGGAGCGATATGGTCCGAGGTCATCACGGAGGCGGCCAAGGCCGGGCTGGCTCCGCTGAACGGATCGAATCCCACGGTGGGAGTCTCCGGTTACACCCTGGGCGGCGGCCTCAGCCCGACCCTCGGCCGCTCCCACGGCTACGCCGCCGACCATGCGCGCTCGCTCGAGGTGGTGACCGCCGACGGCGAACTGCGGCATGCCGACGCGGAATCCGAACCCGAACTGTTCTGGGCGCTGCGCGGCGGCAAGGGCAACTTCGGAGTCGTCACCGCGCTGGAATTCGCCTTGTTCCCGGTGCCCCGCCTCTACGGCGGCGGCATCTACTTCCCCAGTGAGCGGATGGCCGACGTGCTGCGAGCCTGGACCGCCTGGTACTCGGGCACACCGGAGACCATGGTCTCCTCGTTCGCGGCGATGCGACTGCCACCGCTGCCCGAACTGCCCGAACCGCTACGCGGGGCGTTCGTGGTGTCTCTGCGGTTCGCTTACAACGGCACGGCCGCGGACGGCGAACGGATGATCGCGCCGCTGCGGGCGGTGGCTCCGGCAGTCCTGGACACCGTGCGGGACATGCCGTACACCGAGGTCGCATCGATCCACAACGAGCCGACCGAATCGCTGCCCTACTACGAACGGGGCATCATGCTGCGGGAGTTCCCCGCGGAGGCACAGGACAAGCTGGTCGAACTCGTCGGCCCGGACTCCGACACCACCCTGTGGATCGCCGAACTGCGCGCCCTGGGCGGGGCCTGGGACCGGGAGCCCGCGGTACCCAACGCCGTGGCGACCAGGGGCCTGCCGTACAGCCTGTTGGGCGTCGAGGTCGGCCCGCTGGCGCAGGAACAGCGGCTCAAGAAGTCGGTCGCCGCGCTGCTCGACGGCATGAAACCATGGCAGGGCGACCGGCGACTGGTGAACAACCTCGCCCCGGAAGAGGCGACCGACGCCGCCGCGATCTACGGCCCGGAACGCTACGAGCGCCTGATGGCCGTCAAGAGGACCTACGACCCGGCCAACATGTTCCGGATCAACCACAACGTGGTACCGGCCGCCTGATCAGACGAATGATGGCCAGAGCCTCGGCGAAAGGTCTTCCAGAGCGAACCTGTGACCAGCGTGTTCACCAGCGGACCGCGCCTGGGCGGGCAGGCGCGCGGCCAGGCGGAATGGTGACGTGGATACCATCGGCCCACAGGTATAAGAAATAAGCTCTGGGTTCCCGAAGCTGCCACAAAGTGACAGGTAACTCAGCTCAAGGCTCCAGCAGGCGGCGGGGACCCGGCCCGTGTTCGGCGAGAGTGTC
It includes:
- a CDS encoding SDR family NAD(P)-dependent oxidoreductase, whose product is MTNARVWLITGASRGLGRAFTEAVLAAGDRVVAAARNVGPLEELTEKYPGRLVPLPLDVTDRQGVFDGVERAAAAFGRLDVVVNNAGAMLYGMVEEATEEQIRAHLDVNFFGAVWVAQAVLPYLRAQGGGRLLQVTSMGSGGGMATVGFYGAGKAALDSVSEALAMEVEGFGVKVTIVQMGGYDTGLFTTGTTTTEPLARYQPLRTEMEAMWGDAVTPGPGTAAPVIMELASLPDPPRRLIVGSRSFDHVLEMDQAQADLYRSWEHLSRLAPG
- a CDS encoding FAD-binding oxidoreductase; translation: MTFTDSSLPPVLPEDAAALVAAVAGSVLLPGDAGYDDERAVFNLNHDLAPAAIVVAESAADVQATVAFAAEQHRPILVKTTGHQMIGPAHGSVVIATRRMNDVAIDAVSRTARVGAGAIWSEVITEAAKAGLAPLNGSNPTVGVSGYTLGGGLSPTLGRSHGYAADHARSLEVVTADGELRHADAESEPELFWALRGGKGNFGVVTALEFALFPVPRLYGGGIYFPSERMADVLRAWTAWYSGTPETMVSSFAAMRLPPLPELPEPLRGAFVVSLRFAYNGTAADGERMIAPLRAVAPAVLDTVRDMPYTEVASIHNEPTESLPYYERGIMLREFPAEAQDKLVELVGPDSDTTLWIAELRALGGAWDREPAVPNAVATRGLPYSLLGVEVGPLAQEQRLKKSVAALLDGMKPWQGDRRLVNNLAPEEATDAAAIYGPERYERLMAVKRTYDPANMFRINHNVVPAA